A region of [Bacteroides] pectinophilus DNA encodes the following proteins:
- a CDS encoding ferritin-like domain-containing protein — translation MVLQEKERTVIQDLQTQEQCCIEKYGKYAQQAKDPELKALFLELQGKEQEHYDSLTQVLNGNVPECDCNDTAGRDYLPKAAYTEDDNSEDKKNDAFLATDCIATEKLVSGEYNTDVFAFGQSGVRKLLADIQIEEQNHAEMLYKYKTVNKMS, via the coding sequence ATGGTATTACAGGAAAAGGAACGTACGGTTATTCAGGATCTTCAGACACAGGAGCAGTGCTGCATTGAGAAGTACGGCAAGTATGCGCAGCAGGCAAAGGACCCGGAGCTGAAGGCACTGTTTCTGGAGCTTCAGGGCAAGGAACAGGAGCATTATGATTCACTTACACAGGTGCTTAACGGCAACGTGCCTGAGTGTGACTGCAATGATACAGCCGGAAGGGATTATCTTCCAAAGGCAGCATATACAGAAGATGATAATTCTGAGGATAAGAAAAATGATGCATTTCTTGCAACTGACTGCATAGCAACGGAAAAGCTTGTGTCAGGCGAATATAATACGGATGTGTTTGCATTCGGACAAAGCGGCGTTCGTAAGCTTCTTGCAGACATACAGATTGAGGAGCAGAATCACGCAGAGATGCTTTACAAATATAAGACAGTCAATAAGATGTCATAA
- the potA gene encoding polyamine ABC transporter ATP-binding protein has product MADKSQNIIELKHISKIYDDNGFKAVDDFNLEVKRGEFVTFLGPSGCGKTTTLRMIAGFELPSDGEILLNGEDISKLPANKRPINTVFQRYALFPHMNIYDNIAFGLKLKKLPKDEIRKKVRHVLDMVDLEGFENRKISTLSGGQQQRIAIARALVNEPEILMLDEPLGALDLKMRQEMQLELKNMHDQLGITFIYVTHDQEEALTMSDKIVVMSEGIIQQVGTPEDIYNEPQNAFVADFIGESNIFKGIMTSDMKVRFCGGEFKGMDDVPEGTLVDVVVRPEDVIITKPEDGTVAGEITSVIFKGMHYEVTVESGKYEIVIRTTKCYSAGEKIGMCLEPDGIHVMIAEDHTTSFETIINSDYTLNFNDKLISCDITKIIPKTSMKEGILTDENGETVDVSNLRVIVSIQPYDIEMSDDADAGLVSGRIIDLIYKGDHYSYVVRTEYGHDLIVDDEYLWNMGDQVGLIMPEDKMKFQLKK; this is encoded by the coding sequence ATGGCAGATAAATCGCAGAATATTATAGAGCTTAAGCATATAAGCAAGATATATGATGATAATGGATTTAAGGCGGTGGATGATTTTAATCTTGAGGTGAAGAGAGGAGAGTTCGTGACATTTCTCGGGCCGTCAGGATGCGGTAAGACGACAACGCTCAGAATGATAGCAGGCTTTGAACTTCCATCAGACGGTGAGATTCTTCTGAATGGCGAGGATATATCGAAGCTTCCTGCCAACAAAAGACCTATTAATACGGTTTTCCAGAGATATGCGTTGTTTCCTCATATGAATATATATGACAATATCGCATTCGGACTTAAGCTTAAGAAGCTGCCTAAGGACGAGATACGAAAGAAGGTAAGACATGTCCTTGATATGGTTGACCTTGAAGGCTTTGAGAACCGAAAGATATCAACACTTTCCGGCGGACAGCAGCAGCGGATTGCGATTGCAAGGGCGCTTGTCAATGAGCCGGAGATTCTTATGCTTGATGAGCCTCTTGGAGCGCTTGACCTTAAGATGCGTCAGGAGATGCAGCTTGAGCTTAAGAATATGCATGACCAGCTCGGAATTACATTTATATATGTAACACATGACCAGGAAGAGGCACTTACGATGTCTGATAAGATTGTTGTAATGTCTGAGGGAATAATACAGCAGGTAGGTACACCGGAGGATATATATAATGAGCCGCAGAATGCATTTGTTGCGGACTTTATCGGCGAGAGTAACATTTTCAAGGGAATCATGACAAGTGATATGAAGGTAAGATTCTGTGGCGGAGAGTTCAAGGGCATGGATGATGTGCCTGAGGGAACGCTCGTTGATGTTGTTGTAAGACCTGAGGATGTTATAATCACGAAGCCTGAGGACGGAACTGTTGCCGGAGAGATTACTTCTGTGATATTCAAGGGTATGCACTATGAGGTTACCGTTGAGTCAGGAAAATATGAGATAGTTATAAGAACTACGAAGTGCTACTCGGCAGGTGAAAAGATAGGCATGTGCCTTGAGCCTGACGGAATACATGTAATGATAGCCGAGGATCACACAACAAGCTTTGAAACCATTATAAACAGCGATTATACGCTGAACTTTAATGATAAGCTTATAAGCTGTGATATAACAAAGATAATTCCTAAGACCTCGATGAAGGAGGGCATCCTTACTGACGAGAACGGCGAGACCGTGGATGTGTCGAATCTAAGGGTAATAGTGTCAATACAGCCGTATGATATTGAGATGAGTGATGATGCCGATGCGGGACTTGTATCCGGCAGGATTATCGACCTTATTTACAAGGGCGACCACTACAGCTATGTTGTAAGGACTGAGTACGGACATGACCTTATTGTTGATGACGAATATCTCTGGAATATGGGCGACCAGGTAGGACTTATAATGCCTGAGGATAAGATGAAGTTCCAGCTTAAGAAGTAG